The DNA region CTTTTTTCCCATATAAAGAATATTCAAAAAAGATTGATAAAATATTTGAAAAAGCAAATAAACTTGAATTACCAAAAAAAGAGTTAGAAAAATATATATTAGATAATTTATCAGATTAATTATCTAATAGTAGCTCTTTATCATATATTGCAGTAGCAGTAGTATTTCTTTGCTTTTTTAATTTCATATCTACATATTTACCTATAATATCTTGTTTTCTTATAAAAGCTAATGTTTGTTTCTTTTTATGAGGTCTATATTGATAAATAATAAATCCAGCTTCATTCATAGATAATCTAACAGGTGTAGCAACTGCATATGTAGTTATAATTGTATTTTTGTAAGATAATTTGAATAATAGGTCAAAATACTCTTTTGTCCATAACTCTTTATTTACATCACTTGAAAAAGCATCTTGGTATATAATATCAAACTTTACATTTAAATTCTTTAAGTATTCTCTTGCATTACCTATATATATAAATATAGTAATATCTTCATCTTCATAATGGTATTTATTACTTAGTTCATTGATAATATTTGATAATTCTTTAAATTCATTAGGATAAGAAAATTTTTTTAATGAATCAATTAACTCTTTATTTAATTCAGGTGAATATATTTTAACTTTTGTTTTTAAATTATTCTTTTTTATATAATATATTGTTGCAAGTGTATTATAACCTAAACCAAAACATATATCCAAAATATTTAATTCTTCTTTATCATTGTGAAACATAAAAGCAGGGATAACATGTTTTGTTAAGGTTTCAAATATAGCACCATCATTTATATTATGATAGTGTTGATTATATTTGCTAGAAAAAAGAGTATTTGATCCATCTTCTGTTTGAATAGAATTCATTTAACTATATTTCTAACTCTTTTAATTTCTCTTCTGGTAAGTATAACTCTTTATTTGACATTATACCTATTTCATTATCTAAAATATCTTGTGCTATTTGTTTTGCTTCCTCAAGAGAGTGCATTTTATATGTACCACATTGAAATTTATTTAATTCTGGAATATCTTTTTGTGATTTAACTTTAAGTACATCTTCCATAGATTTTCTCCAAGCAGTTGCAACTTCTTGCTCTGTTGGATTTCCTAATAAACTCATATAAAAACCAGTTCTACATCCCATAGGTGAAACATCTATTATTTCAACATCATTCGAATTTAAATGATTTCTAATAAATCCTGCAAAAAGATGTTCTAATGTGTGAATACCTTTTTCTCCAAGCATTTTTTCATTTGGAACACAGAATCTTAAATCAAATACTGTGATAACATCTCCTGATGGAGATTTCATTGTTTTTGCAACTCTAACTGCAGGTGCAGGCATGATTGTATGATCAACTCTAAAACTATCTAATAATGGCATTATTTACCTTTCTATTTTAATTATTTACAATTTTATCAAAAGAAAAGTAAATAGGTAATTAGTATATAAAATTAGAAGTAAAAGCTTATGCTTCTACTTCCTTTTTTTTGTAGATGTTTCTACTTCATCAGAATAATCCATCATTGAATATCTTTGAAGCTGTCTATATCTATATTGTGAGTCTTCTTTATTTTTTTGTAATAAGAAGTCTGCATGTTCTGGATTTAGTTTTTTTAATGATTTATATCTTGTCTCTCTTAATAAAAATTCCTCATATTTATCCCAATTTGGTTTTTTACCATAAATTTTAATTGGATTTTCACCTTGTTTGATTTTTCTTGGGTCATATGTATAAATTGGCCAATAACCACAATCTGTTGCAAGTTGTCCTTGGTCAACTGAATTCATTAAGCCACCTTGAATACCATGTGCAATACAAGGTGAATAACAAATTATTAAAGATGGACCATCATACTCTTCTGCTTCTTTCATTGCTTGAATAGCTTGTTTTTGATTTGCTTTAGAATTAATTTGCGCAATAAAAATATTTCCATATGTCATAGAAATATATCCCAAATCTTTTTTTGCATTTGTTTTCCCATCATTTGTAAAATCTGCAATTGAACCAGCACGTGCAGCTTTAGAAGATTGACCTCCTGTATTAGAGTAAACTTCTGTATCAACTACTAAAATATTTACATCTTTTCCTGTTGATAATACATGGTCAAGTCCACCATATCCTATATCATATGCCCAACCATCTCCACCAATCATCCATTGAGATTTTTTAACAATATATTTTTTTAATTTTAGTAACTCTTGAACACCATCTAACTCTTGGTTTTGTTCTAATTGTGGCACAAGTTTGTCTCTTATTTCTTGAGTTTTTGCTCCATTATTTCTATTCTCCAACCACTCTTTATATAATACTTTTAGTGGATTATTAACAGTTGATAATGTACTATGCATAATATTTGCAATTTTGTTTCTAATTGTTTCTGTTGCAACATACATTCCATATCCAAACTCTGCATTATCTTCAAATAAAGAGTTTGCCCAAGCAGGACCTTCTCCTTTTGCATTTTTAGTATAAGGTGTTGAAGGTGCAGATGCAGAATAAATAGAAGAGCAACCTGTGGCATTTGCAATCATCATTCTATCACCAAATAGTTGTGTAGCTAGGGTAATATAAGGAGTTTCCCCACACCCTGGACATGCTGAATGGTATTCAAATAAAGGTTGTGCAAATTGAGAATTTTTTACATTTGTTGGTTCTACTAAATAATCTTTATAAGTTACATCATTAAATAAATAGTCTGCATTCTCTTGTTCTTGATTATTTTTTTCAACTTCAAAAGGTACCATTTGAAGTGATTTTTCTTTTGTTGGACAAATATCAACACAAATATTACAACCAGTACAGTCTAAAATTGATACTTGAATTTTATATTTTAAATTTTTATCTTTAAACTCTTTACCTTTAGCATCTAAAGAATGTTCTTTTACTCCATTTGGAGCATTGTTATACTCTTCTTCATTCATTAAAAAAGGTCTGATTACTGCATGTGGACATTCAAATGCACATTGGTTACATTGAATACATGTGTCCATATTCCATTTTGGAACCATTGTTGCAATACCTCTTTTTTCATATTTAGTAGAGCCATTTTCAAAGGTACCACATTCCATTCCTAAATCTATAATAGTGGATACTGGAATTTCATCACCTTTTGCTGCATTTACAACTTTTGCAAAGTCTTCTACAAATAGTGAACCTTTATATTTAGAATCTAAAGTCAATGGTTCATTTTCTAATTTTGACCACTCTTTTTTTATCTCTATTTTTTCTATACCATCAGCTCCCGAATCAATAGCCTGATAGTTCATTTTTACTATCTCTTCACCTTTATTTCCATAAGCTTTTAATGCATATTCTTTCATATACTCTTTTGCATTTTCATAAGGAATAATATTAGCCAATTTAAAAAATGCTGCTTGCATAATTGTATTTGTTCTATTTCCTAATCCTATATCTCTTGCTAATTTTGTTGCATTGATAATATAGAAATTGATATTTTTATCTGCAAGTAATTTTTTTATTCTATTTGGAAGTTTGCTTTCTATTTCATCTTTTGAGTGAATAGAGTTTAATAAAAATGTTCCATTTTCTTTAAGTTTATCTACTACTTCATATTGTTCTAAATAAACTTCTTTTGAACATGCAACAAAACTTGGATTTGAAACTAAATAAGTAGATCTAATTGGATTTTTGCTAAATCTTAAATGTGATCTTGTATAACCACCACTTTTTTTAGAATCATATGCAAAATATGCTTGAGCATATAAATCTGTTTTATTACCAATAATTTTAACTGAGTTTTTATTTGCTCCAACTGTACCATCTGCACCAAGACCATAAAAAAGACACTCAGTTACGTCTTCTACTACTGAAATATTCTCTTTTACTTCAATTGAAGTATGTGTTACATCATCAATTATTCCTACAGTAAAATTATCTTTAGGTGAGTTACTTGCTAAATTATCATAAAGTGCAATTATTTGATTAGGTGGTACATCTTTTGAAGATAATCCATATCTTCCTCCAATAATTTTAGGTTGTTGTTTTTGTCCATAAAATAGTGCTTTAATATCAAGATATAAAGGTTCTCCTAAACTTCCTGGCTCTTTTGTTCTATCAATTACACAGATCCTTTGTGTTGTTAATGGTAATGCATCCATAAAATATTTTGTACTAAAAGGTCGATACAAATGAACACTTAAAAGTCCAATCTTTCTATTCTCTTTTTTTCTTAAATAATCAATTGTTTCTTTTATTGTTTCTGTTACAGAACCCATAGCAACTATAATGTCTGTTGCATTTTCATCACCATAATATGTGAAAGGAGCATAATTTCTACCTGTAAGTTCAGAGATTTTTTTCATATAATCATTTACAATATCAGGAAGTGCATTGTAATATTTATTTGCAGCTTCTCTTCCTTGGAAATAAATATCATCATTTTGAGCAGTACCTCTTGTGATTGGTGATTCTGGATTTAAAGAAGTGTCTCTAAACTTTTGAACGGCATCATAGTCTATTAATTTATCAAATTCATCATAAGACATTACTTCAATTTTGTTTATTTCATGTGAAGTTCTAAATCCATCAAAAAAGTGTAAAAAAGGAACTCTTCCTTTAATTGCACTTAAATGTGCTACTCCAGCTAAATCCATTACTTCTTGTACTGAACCAGTTGCAAGCATTGCAAATCCTGTTGCTCTTGTACTCATTACATCTTGATGATCACCAAAAATAGATAATGCATGTGTTGCAAGTGCTCTTGCACTAACATGAATAACACCAGGTAATAATTGCCCAGCAACTTTATACATATTTGGTATTTTTAATAAAAGTCCTTGAGAAGCTGTAAATGTAGTTGTTAGTGCACCTGCTTGAAGTGATCCATGAAAAGTTCCTGCAGCACCTGCTTCACTTTGCATTTCTACTACTTTAACTGTAGAACCAAAAAGATTTGTTTTTCCTTGAGTTGCCCACTTTTCAGTTAAATCACCCATTTGAGAAGAAGGTGTAATAGGATAAACTCCTGCAACTTCTGTAAAAGCATAAGATACATATGCAGCAGCTTCATTCCCATCCATAGTAGCAAACTGTTTTATCATTATCTATCCTTATAATACAAGTATTTTTATAGATAATAATTAAATATAGCTTAATAAAGTATTAACTTTTTTAAAATAAGTAAATCTTTATAAGCAAGGGTTAGTGATATTTTTTATGAGATTTACTGCATCTAGTGAATCTTGAACAATAAATCCAGAATATTCTTTTAAACTATCTTCATTTGCATATCCACATAAAACACCAACACAATTAACTCCTGCATTATTTGCACAAATTAAATCTAATTTAGTATCTCCAATCATCCATACTTTTTGTTTTGTTTCATCATATTTCATTAATTCTAAGGTTTTTAAAATTGGTTCAGGATGTGGTTTTGGATTTTCAACATCTTCTCTTCCTGTTATAAATTCAAAATAATTTAATATTTCTAAATGTTCAAGTAAAGGCTTAGTATATTTAGCAGTTTTTGTAGTAACTATAGATAATCTTGCAAATGAGGAAGCAATTTGTAAAGTCTCTTTTACATTTTCTAACAATAATGTTTTTTCTTTTGATATATCTTTATATTTTTGTTTATAGGCATCTACAAAATCCCAAACTCTTTCTTCTTCTACTCCTAAATCTTTATACATTATATCTAAAGGGTATCCAATCAAGTTTTTTATATCATCATCTTTACCTTTAAAATCAAAAGCTAATTGTTCAAATGTATGTTTAAATGATGTTATTATAGCTTCAGTTGAATCTATAAGTGTTCCATCTAAATCAAATAGTAAAATATTATTTTCTTTCAAATTATTCCTTTTATTTTTCCCATTCTATTTGGTTATGCATTATACCTAAAAATGAAGGTTTTATATATTTTATATCTTTATTTACTACAGTAATAGAGTTTGGTATATATAAGAATAAGTAAGGTAAATCATTTACAATTTGTGCAAATATTTCTTTATAAATTTGTGCAAATTTTTTCCTATTTATAGTTTTTGCACCTTCTTCTATTAGGTTATCTATTTTTTTATTATTATAATGAACTAAGTTAAAACCACCTGTTCTTTGTGATTTACTATGCCATAAAGGATATGCATCAGGTGCTAATGTTGTTGACCATCCTAATAGAAGTGCTTCAAACTTTTTTGGAAGTACAACCGTATTTAAAAATGCTTGCCATTCTAAAACTCTTATTTTCACATTTACTCCAGCTTTTTTTAATTGATGTTGTATTATTTGAGCGGCATTTATTCTTATCTCATTTCCTGTATTTGTTGTAAGTTCAAACTCTAAAGGATTATTTTTATCATATCCTGCTTCTTTTAACAATTTTTTTGCTTCTTTTATATTTTGTTTTGGAGATTTGATTTTATTATTATAAACAAAACTTCCTGGTAAAAATGGTCCATTACAAACTTTCCCATGTCCAAAAAATAAAATATCAACTAATTGTTGTCTATTAATTGCTAAAGATAAAGCTTTTCTAACTTTTATATCTTTGAATTTTTTATTCTTTAGATTTAATCCTACATAATCATAAGAGAAAGATTGAGATTCTATTATTTTATAGTTATTTAGAA from Malaciobacter molluscorum LMG 25693 includes:
- the nifJ gene encoding pyruvate:ferredoxin (flavodoxin) oxidoreductase — its product is MIKQFATMDGNEAAAYVSYAFTEVAGVYPITPSSQMGDLTEKWATQGKTNLFGSTVKVVEMQSEAGAAGTFHGSLQAGALTTTFTASQGLLLKIPNMYKVAGQLLPGVIHVSARALATHALSIFGDHQDVMSTRATGFAMLATGSVQEVMDLAGVAHLSAIKGRVPFLHFFDGFRTSHEINKIEVMSYDEFDKLIDYDAVQKFRDTSLNPESPITRGTAQNDDIYFQGREAANKYYNALPDIVNDYMKKISELTGRNYAPFTYYGDENATDIIVAMGSVTETIKETIDYLRKKENRKIGLLSVHLYRPFSTKYFMDALPLTTQRICVIDRTKEPGSLGEPLYLDIKALFYGQKQQPKIIGGRYGLSSKDVPPNQIIALYDNLASNSPKDNFTVGIIDDVTHTSIEVKENISVVEDVTECLFYGLGADGTVGANKNSVKIIGNKTDLYAQAYFAYDSKKSGGYTRSHLRFSKNPIRSTYLVSNPSFVACSKEVYLEQYEVVDKLKENGTFLLNSIHSKDEIESKLPNRIKKLLADKNINFYIINATKLARDIGLGNRTNTIMQAAFFKLANIIPYENAKEYMKEYALKAYGNKGEEIVKMNYQAIDSGADGIEKIEIKKEWSKLENEPLTLDSKYKGSLFVEDFAKVVNAAKGDEIPVSTIIDLGMECGTFENGSTKYEKRGIATMVPKWNMDTCIQCNQCAFECPHAVIRPFLMNEEEYNNAPNGVKEHSLDAKGKEFKDKNLKYKIQVSILDCTGCNICVDICPTKEKSLQMVPFEVEKNNQEQENADYLFNDVTYKDYLVEPTNVKNSQFAQPLFEYHSACPGCGETPYITLATQLFGDRMMIANATGCSSIYSASAPSTPYTKNAKGEGPAWANSLFEDNAEFGYGMYVATETIRNKIANIMHSTLSTVNNPLKVLYKEWLENRNNGAKTQEIRDKLVPQLEQNQELDGVQELLKLKKYIVKKSQWMIGGDGWAYDIGYGGLDHVLSTGKDVNILVVDTEVYSNTGGQSSKAARAGSIADFTNDGKTNAKKDLGYISMTYGNIFIAQINSKANQKQAIQAMKEAEEYDGPSLIICYSPCIAHGIQGGLMNSVDQGQLATDCGYWPIYTYDPRKIKQGENPIKIYGKKPNWDKYEEFLLRETRYKSLKKLNPEHADFLLQKNKEDSQYRYRQLQRYSMMDYSDEVETSTKKRK
- a CDS encoding HAD family hydrolase, encoding MKENNILLFDLDGTLIDSTEAIITSFKHTFEQLAFDFKGKDDDIKNLIGYPLDIMYKDLGVEEERVWDFVDAYKQKYKDISKEKTLLLENVKETLQIASSFARLSIVTTKTAKYTKPLLEHLEILNYFEFITGREDVENPKPHPEPILKTLELMKYDETKQKVWMIGDTKLDLICANNAGVNCVGVLCGYANEDSLKEYSGFIVQDSLDAVNLIKNITNPCL
- a CDS encoding peptide-binding protein gives rise to the protein MKKTILLFFLITNLLVASTLNLSISSSPSKLNPILSNDTASTEISQWLFNGLLKYDKDGNIIPDIAKSFKFTNKTTLIIKLKKHVLWHDKKEVTSKDIIFTYNTIINPKIYVSFRSNYNKVKSVKALDKYTVEIKYTEPYFKALEIWLVGLLPYHILKNEKNLMTSKFNKHPIGTGPYILKDLKNSSDIILKANDNYFEGRPKIDKIKYKFYPDTTTSFLMLKQNKLDISTLTALQLDRQIDKDFLNNYKIIESQSFSYDYVGLNLKNKKFKDIKVRKALSLAINRQQLVDILFFGHGKVCNGPFLPGSFVYNNKIKSPKQNIKEAKKLLKEAGYDKNNPLEFELTTNTGNEIRINAAQIIQHQLKKAGVNVKIRVLEWQAFLNTVVLPKKFEALLLGWSTTLAPDAYPLWHSKSQRTGGFNLVHYNNKKIDNLIEEGAKTINRKKFAQIYKEIFAQIVNDLPYLFLYIPNSITVVNKDIKYIKPSFLGIMHNQIEWEK
- the luxS gene encoding S-ribosylhomocysteine lyase, translated to MPLLDSFRVDHTIMPAPAVRVAKTMKSPSGDVITVFDLRFCVPNEKMLGEKGIHTLEHLFAGFIRNHLNSNDVEIIDVSPMGCRTGFYMSLLGNPTEQEVATAWRKSMEDVLKVKSQKDIPELNKFQCGTYKMHSLEEAKQIAQDILDNEIGIMSNKELYLPEEKLKELEI
- a CDS encoding tRNA (5-methylaminomethyl-2-thiouridine)(34)-methyltransferase MnmD → MNSIQTEDGSNTLFSSKYNQHYHNINDGAIFETLTKHVIPAFMFHNDKEELNILDICFGLGYNTLATIYYIKKNNLKTKVKIYSPELNKELIDSLKKFSYPNEFKELSNIINELSNKYHYEDEDITIFIYIGNAREYLKNLNVKFDIIYQDAFSSDVNKELWTKEYFDLLFKLSYKNTIITTYAVATPVRLSMNEAGFIIYQYRPHKKKQTLAFIRKQDIIGKYVDMKLKKQRNTTATAIYDKELLLDN